In a genomic window of bacterium:
- a CDS encoding NADH-quinone oxidoreductase subunit D, protein MNEKKIIAEPYDVERAIPETESEFRTQDMLLNVGPSHPAMHGIIRIATRLQGELVVDSEVEIGYLHRAFEKSCEASTWNQSLIYTDRLNYVSPCINNVGYCMAVEKLLGLELPMRGQYLRTMLCEISRLADHLTCVGAAAMELGAFTVFLYMMIGREYYYELIEDYCGARVTTNCSRVGGMPHDLPDGWLDKITWTLAETRRILKECDTLLTYNRIFVERTQGVGVIKPDRALAWGFTGPCLRSTGVGYDVRKDYPYLIYHQLDWTVPVGHNGDNFDRYLVRMEEMEQSCRILEQCITKIPDGPVSCDDKRVVLPSKKDTYGNIEGLMNHFKLIMDGHGIRVPQGEVYFAVEAGNGELGYYVVSQPGENSTDGCNDRPWRVRCRPPCLNFVAALPEMINGFMLADIIPTFGSVNMIGGELDR, encoded by the coding sequence ATGAACGAGAAGAAAATCATCGCCGAACCCTACGACGTTGAACGTGCGATTCCCGAGACGGAATCGGAATTCCGCACTCAGGATATGCTGCTCAACGTGGGGCCGTCGCATCCGGCCATGCACGGCATCATCCGCATTGCCACCCGACTGCAGGGCGAGCTGGTGGTGGATTCGGAGGTGGAAATCGGCTACCTGCACCGGGCATTCGAGAAAAGTTGCGAGGCTTCCACCTGGAATCAGTCGCTCATCTACACCGACCGCCTGAACTACGTTTCCCCTTGCATCAACAACGTCGGCTATTGCATGGCGGTGGAGAAGCTGCTCGGTCTTGAACTACCGATGCGCGGGCAATACCTTCGCACCATGCTTTGTGAAATCTCGCGGCTCGCCGATCATCTGACCTGTGTAGGCGCGGCGGCGATGGAGCTGGGAGCGTTCACCGTCTTCCTATATATGATGATTGGCCGTGAGTATTACTACGAACTGATCGAAGACTACTGTGGAGCGCGGGTCACCACCAACTGCTCACGGGTGGGCGGTATGCCCCATGACCTGCCCGACGGCTGGCTGGACAAGATCACGTGGACGCTTGCCGAGACTCGCCGCATTCTCAAGGAATGCGATACACTGCTCACCTACAACCGTATCTTCGTCGAGCGCACGCAGGGCGTGGGAGTCATCAAGCCCGATCGCGCGCTGGCGTGGGGTTTCACGGGTCCGTGTCTGCGCTCCACGGGAGTCGGCTACGACGTTCGCAAAGATTATCCGTATCTCATCTATCATCAGCTTGATTGGACGGTTCCCGTCGGTCACAACGGGGACAACTTCGACCGCTATCTCGTCCGCATGGAGGAGATGGAGCAGTCATGCCGGATTCTCGAGCAGTGCATCACGAAGATTCCCGACGGGCCGGTCTCCTGTGACGACAAGCGCGTCGTGCTGCCCTCGAAAAAAGACACGTATGGAAATATCGAAGGGCTGATGAATCACTTCAAACTCATCATGGACGGCCACGGGATTCGCGTTCCGCAGGGTGAGGTGTACTTCGCGGTGGAAGCGGGCAACGGCGAACTCGGATACTACGTGGTGAGTCAGCCCGGCGAGAACTCAACCGACGGCTGCAATGACCGTCCGTGGCGGGTGCGCTGTCGTCCGCCGTGCCTTAATTTCGTGGCGGCCTTGCCCGAGATGATCAATGGCTTCATGCTGGCCGACATCATCCCCACGTTCGGATCCGTCAACATGATCGGTGGAGAACTGGACCGGTAG
- a CDS encoding NADH-quinone oxidoreductase subunit C has protein sequence MAIEKRYPEAIFDWHADHGDRTLVIDGDRLLDIARLLKEEMGYNVLVDLTAVDYLPRKPRFEIVYHFMNLETKARLRLRAQSDDEHPLVPSLTPLWPIADWYEREVWDLFGVKFDGHPNLKRIMLYEEFKGHPLRKDYSKTKRQPLVGPQN, from the coding sequence CTGGCCATCGAGAAGCGCTATCCGGAAGCGATCTTCGATTGGCACGCCGATCATGGCGACCGAACGCTTGTGATTGACGGGGATCGCTTGCTCGATATCGCCCGTCTTCTTAAAGAAGAGATGGGCTACAATGTGCTCGTGGATCTGACGGCGGTGGACTATCTCCCGCGCAAGCCGCGCTTCGAGATCGTTTATCACTTCATGAACCTCGAGACCAAGGCACGCCTCCGGCTGCGCGCGCAATCCGACGACGAGCATCCGCTGGTTCCCAGCCTGACTCCGCTTTGGCCGATTGCCGACTGGTACGAGCGTGAGGTATGGGATCTGTTCGGAGTGAAGTTCGACGGCCATCCGAATCTGAAGCGGATTATGCTCTATGAAGAGTTCAAAGGCCATCCGCTTCGCAAAGACTATTCCAAGACCAAACGCCAGCCGCTGGTCGGCCCGCAGAATTGA